A DNA window from Porphyromonas gingivalis ATCC 33277 contains the following coding sequences:
- a CDS encoding DUF1661 domain-containing protein, which yields MAREFFTSRTKTKKFPRHVFQSMDSLLQRVRYPLL from the coding sequence GTGGCGCGAGAATTTTTCACTTCCCGAACCAAAACGAAAAAGTTCCCGCGCCACGTTTTTCAGAGCATGGATAGTCTTCTCCAAAGAGTCCGTTATCCACTTTTATAA
- a CDS encoding DUF1661 domain-containing protein, translated as MKNSRATAKKFSRRFSRKHAPQSEHFRSVNFGEADLSAKESSVVFGGGDRLV; from the coding sequence GTGAAAAATTCTCGCGCCACAGCGAAAAAATTCTCGCGCCGCTTTTCCCGAAAACACGCTCCGCAATCCGAGCATTTCCGGTCTGTGAACTTCGGAGAGGCGGATTTGTCCGCAAAGGAAAGTTCGGTCGTTTTCGGGGGAGGGGACAGGCTCGTATAA